Proteins from a genomic interval of Medicago truncatula cultivar Jemalong A17 chromosome 3, MtrunA17r5.0-ANR, whole genome shotgun sequence:
- the LOC120575716 gene encoding uncharacterized protein, whose translation MTVQLSFRSQSFSKQNLASLMSQRITEEPLPTKTAQSTVTCLYQTSIGGQWRNISVLWCKNLINHTLNLKVDSARGEQFHQNCKIEVKPWCFWNRKGYRSFDVDGNQIDVYWDLRSAKFAGNCPEPCSDYYVMLVSDEEVVLLLGDYKKKAYKRMKMRQALVEATLLVKRENVFAKKSFSTKAKFDEKRKESDIVVESSTAGNKDPEMWISIDGIVLIHIKNLQWKFRGNQTVMVNKQPVHVFWDVYDWLFSVSGSGPGLFIFKPGPTEVESDKEEKGLEGESDDGSATSGYYSTKSYTPFESCLVLCAYKLE comes from the coding sequence ATGACTGTTCAACTTTCATTCAGATCACAATCATTCTCAAAACAAAACCTAGCTTCACTAATGTCACAAAGAATAACAGAAGAACCATTACCAACCAAAACAGCTCAAAGCACAGTTACATGCCTCTACCAAACCAGCATTGGTGGCCAATGGAGAAACATATCAGTCTTATGGTGCAAAAACCTCATCAACCACACATTAAACCTTAAAGTTGACAGCGCTAGAGGCGAACAATTTCATCAAAACTGCAAAATTGAAGTTAAGCCATGGTGCTTTTGGAATAGAAAAGGTTACAGATCGTTTGACGTTGACGGCAATCAAATCGACGTGTATTGGGATCTAAGATCGGCTAAATTCGCAGGAAATTGCCCCGAACCATGCAGCGATTACTACGTTATGTTAGTTTCCGACGAAGAGGTTGTGCTGTTGTTAGGTGATTACAAGAAGAAGGCTTACAAGAGAATGAAAATGAGACAAGCACTTGTTGAGGCAACATTATTGGTTAAGAGAGAAAATGTTTTTGCAAAGAAAAGTTTCTCAACAAAGGCTAAATTTGATGAGAAGAGAAAAGAgagtgatattgttgttgaaagtTCAACTGCTGGCAACAAAGATCCTGAAATGTGGATTAGTATTGatgggattgttttgattcatattAAGAATTTGCAGTGGAAGTTTAGAGGGAACCAAACTGTTATGGTTAATAAACAACCTGTGCATGTGTTTTgggatgtatatgattggttgTTTAGTGTGTCTGGGTCTGGTCCTGGGCTTTTTATCTTCAAACCTGGGCCCACTGAAGTTGAGAGTGATAAAGAAGAGAAAGGTTTAGAAGGTGAGAGTGATGATGGTAGTGCTACTAGTGGATATTATTCAACAAAAAGTTATACTCCTTTTGAGTCTTGCCTTGTACTCTGTGCCTATAAACTTGAGTGA
- the LOC11435972 gene encoding uncharacterized protein produces the protein MVTSFRVKVSVYLNCDSFISMEFDTDTESWEESLKRPNSEPEKEPKRPKSEPELGSEQEPESKPKPRGSIWDEWYDEDPELSELSIYDDDDEPYIYMCEKYVYKNKLRLKLEAADNEHLERSRGLSEYDVLPRPPGTLLCGGTQPLPITDEDRPTLEQFSRLALDYYSEKNDNQAPTFELHEVVKCAYDVGIAAGHMFYITFQAKPKDKDPSDGPAALTTFQAQVWDGYDESREVIKCTIKI, from the exons ATGGTGACTTCGTTTAGGGTTAAGGTTTCGGTATACCTAAATTGTGATTCATTCATTTCAATGGAATTCGATACTGACACGGAAAGCTGGGAAGAAAGTTTGAAGCGGCCGAATTCCGAACCGGAAAAGGAACCGAAACGGCCGAAATCGGAACCGGAATTAGGATCGGAACAGGAACCCGAATCCAAACCCAAACCGCGGGGTTCTATTTGGGATGAGTGGTACGATGAAGATCCAGAGTTGAGTGAATTATCTATCTATGATGACGACGATGAGCCTTACATATATATGTGTGAAAAATATGTGTATAAGAATAAACTCAGGCTGAAACTAGAGGCAGCAGATAATGAACATCTAGAGCGTTCTCGCGGCCTAAGT GAGTACGATGTTCTCCCCCGTCCGCCAGGAACACTGTTATGTGGCGGTACCCAACCCCTCCCCATAACCGATGAAGACCGCCCTACTCTCGAACAATTCTCTCGGCTTGCATTGGACTATTACagtgaaaaaaatgataatcaG gcTCCAACATTTGAGTTACATGAAGTTGTCAAGTGTGCCTATGATGTTGGTATTGCTGCTGGACATATGTTTTACATTACCTTTCAAGCAAAGCCAAAAGACAAAGACCCCTCCGACGGCCCTGCTGCTTTAACAACTTTCCAGGCCCAAGTATGGGACGGTTATGATGAATCACGTGAGGTCATAAAGTGCACCATTAAAATCTAA
- the LOC11427001 gene encoding uncharacterized membrane protein At3g27390 has translation MDSSAGLGTKLWSFISFLPFFFMLFILGIIKGALIGPIAFAIMVVGNSAVIIGLWTAHVFWTYYCVARTKRFGLVFKIAALICLPVPLLLLPVVGIVGSFLGGIGYGFFAPLLATFEVVGENVQDKFYHCFIDGCWSTIQTSCTVVQDVTDFCFHSYFSYMDELRENLNPQEKPFDIKLSLLPCCLLVILVGVPFDVVLITSIAIWKSPYMLFRGWKRLLEDLVGRRGPFLETECVPFAGLAIILWPLAVLGAVLAAIIVSFFLSLYGGVVVHQEDSLKMGFAYIVSVVSLFDEYVNDLLYLREGSCLPRPIYRKNVKHAVERKKLEGIDHNLKNRRDSSQNSKHTLQQSRSMKWKIQQYKPVQVWDWFFKSCEVNGRIVLRDGLISVKEIEECIFKGNCKKLSIKLPAWSLLQCLLTSAKSNSDGLVISDDIELTRMNGPKDRVFEWFIGPLLIMKEQLKNLELEESEETCLKELVMRSKNDIPEDWDSTGFPSKDNVRRAQLQAIIRRLQGIGSSMSRMPTFRRKFRNLVKILYIEALQASASAKEGNNIDEP, from the exons ATGGATTCATCTGCAGGTTTAGGGACCAAATTGTGGAGCTTTATTTCTTTCCTCCCATTTTTCTTCATGCTCTTTATACTTGGTATCATCAAAg GTGCATTGATAGGTCCAATTGCATTTGCCATTATGGTTGTTGGAAATTCAGCTGTTATCATTGGACTTTGGACTGCACATGTATTTTGGACATACTATTGTGTAGCAAG AACAAAGAGGTTTGGACTGGTTTTCAAGATTGCGGCGTTGATATGTTTGCCGGTTCCTTTGTTACTTTTGCCGGTAGTTGGTATTGTTGGTAGCTTTTTAGGTGGAATTGGATATGGCTTTTTTGCTCCTCTTCTTGCAACTTTTGAGGTTGTTGGAGAGAATGTTCAAGACAAATTTTATCATTGCTTCATT GATGGTTGTTGGTCAACAATTCAAACAAGCTGTACAGTGGTTCAGGATGTCACAGACTTTTGTTTTCACTCCTATTTTTCATACATGGATGAATTAAGAGAAAATTTAAACCCTCAAGAAAAGCCATTTGATATCAA ATTGTCGCTATTACCATGTTGCTTGTTGGTGATTCTGGTTGGGGTGCCCTTTGATGTGGTTTTAATCACATCAATTGCTATATGGAAGAGCCCTTACATGCTGTTTAGAGGATGGAAGAGACTATTAGAAGATTTGGTTGGAAGAAGGGGACCTTTCCTAGAAACTGAATGTGTCCCATTTGCTGGTCTTGCCATCATCCTTTGGCCTTTGGCTGTTCTAGGTGCTGTATTAGCAGCTATCATTGTCAGTTTTTTTCTTAGCCTGTATGGTGGAGTCGTTGTCCATCAG GAGGACTCATTGAAGATGGGGTTTGCCTACATTGTATCTGTGGTTTCACTttttgatgaatatgtgaatGATTTACTCTACTTGAGAGAAGGATCCTGCCTTCCCAG GCCAATATACCGTAAAAATGTGAAGCATGCAGTTGAGAGGAAAAAACTTGAAGGAATTGatcataatttgaaaaataggaGAGATAGTTCACAAAACTCGAAACACACCCTACAGCAATCCAGAAGTATGAAATGGAAAATTCAGCAATATAAACCTGTGCAG GTATGGGACTGGTTTTTCAAGTCGTGTGAGGTAAACGGCCGGATAGTCCTCCGTGATGGTCTGATAAGTGTAAAGGAAATTGAGGAATGCATTTTCAAAGGCAATTGCAAAAAATTAAGCATCAAGTTACCAGCTTGGTCCTTGCTACAATGTCTTCTAACTTCAGCAAAATCAAATTCAGATGGATTGGTTATAT CTGATGATATAGAACTGACAAGGATGAATGGACCAAAGGATAGAGTGTTTGAGTGGTTTATCGGACCTTTACTGATCATGAAAGAGCAGCTTAAGAATCTTGAGCTGGAAGAAAGTGAAGAAACATGCTTGAAAGAACTTGTTATGAGAAGCAAAAACGATATACCAGAGGATTGGGATAGCACTGGCTTCCCATCTAAGGACAATGTTCGAAGAGCACAATTGCAAGCTATAATTAGAAG GTTGCAGGGGATTGGGTCTTCCATGTCTCGGATGCCAACTTTTCGAAGAAAATTTAGGAATCTAGTGAAAATTTTGTATATAGAAGCGTTGCAAGCTAGCGCTTCAGCTAAAGAAGGCAACAATATTGATGAACCTTAG
- the LOC11427002 gene encoding endoglucanase 12, with the protein MHSRNQWGGSFELSSNSEVPSGDETSRTGDQWDKAALLDHGNRREGLDETLQSWILERPNMKKKTKYVDFGCIVLSHKALKWIFGIIFVGFCAIGLPIIIAKALPKHHPSPIPPDNYTLALHKALRFFNAQKSGRLPKSNGISWRRNSGLQDGKDTDDKKGLVGGYYDAGDNIKFHFPMSFAMTMLSWSVLEYKQKYMAVNEYNHARELIKWGTDYLLLTFNSSASKINKIYAQVGGSLNGSRTPDDHYCWQKPEDMSYPRPTTTVFEGPDLAGEMAAALAAASIVFLDDAAYSKKLVKGAETAFAFARDFGKRSTYSRGKPYIEPFYNSSGYFDEYMWGGAWLYFATGNTTYISLATNPDVPKNSKAFYMKPDLSVLSWDNKLPAAMLLLTRVRMFLNPGYPYEDMLSMYHNVTSLTMCSYLHQFNVFKWTNGGLIQLNHGQPQSLQYVVNAAFLASLFADYMEAKGVPGWYCGPNFFPISVLKSFATSQMDYIMGKNPMNMSYIVGYGEKFPRHVHHRGASIPNDHKNYSCTGGWKWRDSPDRNPNNVTGAMVGGPNPFDQFHDSRKNYNYTEPTLAGNAGLVAALISLTSTTGSGIDVNTIFEAIPPFGPENPPPPPPWKP; encoded by the exons ATGCATTCAAGGAATCAATGGGGAGGGTCTTTTGAGCTGAGCAGCAATAGTGAAGTGCCATCGGGAGATGAGACCAGCCGCACCGGAGATCAATGGGACAAGGCAGCGTTGCTCGATCATGGTAATCGACGCGAGGGATTGGATGAGACACTACAAAGCTGGATTCTTGAAAGGCcaaatatgaagaagaagacCAAGTATGTGGATTTTGGATGCATCGTGTTGAGTCACAAGGCATTGAAATGGATTTTTGGTATAATCTTTGTGGGTTTTTGTGCAATTGGTCTTCCTATCATCATTGCCAAGGCTTTGCCTAAACATCATCCTTCACCTATACCACCTGATAATTACACCCTTGCTCTTCACAAAGCACTACGCTTCTTCAACGCTCAGAAAT CTGGGAGATTGCCAAAGAGCAATGGAATTTCATGGAGAAGGAACTCAGGTTTACAAGATGGAAAAGACACTGATGATAAAAAAGGACTTGTTGGTGGTTATTATGATGCTGGGGACAATATAAAGTTCCATTTTCCCATGTCTTTTGCTATGACAATGCTAAGTTGGAGTGTGCttgaatataagcaaaaatatatgGCAGTGAATGAGTATAATCATGCCAGAGAACTCATTAAATGGGGTACTGATTATTTGCTCTTAACCTTCAACAGTTCTGCAtccaaaattaacaaaatttatgCTCAG GTTGGTGGATCACTGAATGGTTCTAGGACACCAGATGACCACTACTGTTGGCAAAAACCAGAAGACATGAGCTATCCGCGCCCAACAACGACTGTATTTGAAGGACCTGATCTTGCAGGAGAAATGGCAGCAGCATTAGCAGCAGCTTCTATAGTTTTCCTAGACGACGCTGCTTATTCAAAGAAACTCGTCAAGGGAGCTGAAACTGCCTTTGCATTTGCAAGAGACTTTGGTAAAAGATCAACATACAGTCGCGGAAAGCCTTACATTGAACCCTTTTATAACTCATCTGGTTACTTTGATGAGTACATGTGGGGTGGTGCTTGGTTGTATTTTGCCACCGGAAATACTACCTACATTTCATTGGCAACTAATCCTGATGTGCCTAAGAATTCCAAGGCATTTTATATGAAGCCTGATTTGAGTGTTTTGAGTTGGGATAATAAGTTACCTGCTGCAATGTTGCTGCTAACAAGAGTTAGGATGTTTCTTAATCCTGGTTACCCTTATGAGGATATGCTTAGTATGTACCATAATGTTACTAGTCTTACCATGTGTTCTTATCTTCATCAATTCAATGTCTTTAAATGGACTAATG GGGGGTTGATACAATTGAACCATGGACAACCACAATCTCTCCAATATGTTGTCAATGCTGCATTTTTGGCATCTCTTTTTGCTGATTATATGGAAGCCAAAGGTGTTCCTGGATGGTATTGTGGTCCTAATTTCTTTCCAATATCTGTTCTAAAGTCATTTGCAACCTCTCAG ATGGATTACATCATGGGTAAAAATCCAATGAACATGAGCTACATAGTAGGATATGGCGAAAAGTTTCCAAGACATGTTCATCATAGAGGTGCATCGATTCCAAATGATCACAAAAATTACTCATGTACTGGTGGTTGGAAGTGGCGTGACAGCCCTGACCGAAATCCCAACAACGTTACAGGAGCAATGGTTGGAGGACCAAATCCCTTTGACCAATTTCATGATTCAAGGAAGAATTACAACTATACTGAACCAACTTTAGCTGGAAATGCAGGACTAGTAGCTGCCTTAATTTCCTTAACAAGCACAACAGGTAGTGGCATTGACGTTAATACCATTTTTGAAGCTATTCCACCATTTGGACCAGAAAATCCACCTCCACCACCTCCTTGGAAACCATGA